Proteins co-encoded in one Hymenobacter swuensis DY53 genomic window:
- the acs gene encoding acetate--CoA ligase: protein MPETPAKHARIRSIEGYHEAYHLSINHPEEFWASVAAPFTWRRKWDKVLNSDMAAGKNEWFAGARLNITENCLDRHLATRGNKLALIWEPNDTKTRHLRLTYRELHQQVCQFANVLHNNGVEKGDRVCIYMPMIPELAIAVLACARIGAVHSVIFAGFSATAIADRVNDAQASVVLTSDGLNRGPKQIPVKRVVDEALETCPSVRRVIVVEHLGWPVQMEADRDVWYHEEAEGVAKTCPAEEMDAEDPLFILYTSGSTGKPKGVVHSTAGYMVWADYTFRNVFQVEENDIYWCTADIGWVTGHSYLLYGPLLAGSTSLMFEGVPTYPDAGRFWEVIDKHSVSIFYTAPTAIRSLMAAPLDNVLSYSLDSLRVLGSVGEPINEEAWHWYHTHVGKERCPIVDTWWQTETGGIMISALAGITPSVPARAGLPLPGVQPVLLNQEGQEIEGNDQEGYLAIKQSWPGIIRTTYGDHERAVQTYFGVYPGYYFTGDGARRDANGLYRIIGRVDDVINVSGHRFGTAEIENAINQNANVVESAVVGYPHDVKGQGIYAYVICREGACEKESDKAHVEASIIETVVAEIGKIAKPDKIQIVSGLPKTRSGKIMRRILRKVAEGETSSLGDTTTLLDPAVVEEIIKGKK, encoded by the coding sequence ATGCCCGAAACCCCTGCCAAGCACGCTCGCATCCGTAGCATCGAAGGCTACCACGAAGCCTACCATCTCAGCATCAACCACCCTGAAGAGTTCTGGGCGTCGGTGGCCGCGCCCTTTACCTGGCGCCGCAAGTGGGACAAAGTGCTGAACTCCGATATGGCCGCCGGCAAGAACGAGTGGTTTGCCGGAGCCCGCCTCAACATCACTGAAAACTGCCTGGACCGCCACCTGGCTACGCGCGGCAACAAGCTGGCCCTCATCTGGGAGCCTAACGATACCAAAACCCGCCACCTGCGCCTGACTTACCGCGAGCTGCATCAGCAGGTGTGCCAGTTTGCCAACGTGCTGCACAATAACGGCGTGGAGAAGGGCGACCGGGTGTGCATCTACATGCCCATGATTCCGGAACTGGCCATTGCCGTGCTGGCCTGCGCCCGCATCGGGGCGGTACATTCCGTGATTTTCGCCGGCTTCTCAGCCACTGCTATTGCCGATAGGGTGAACGATGCCCAGGCCAGTGTGGTGCTGACTTCTGATGGCCTGAACCGTGGCCCCAAGCAAATTCCGGTGAAACGGGTGGTAGACGAGGCCCTGGAAACCTGCCCCTCCGTGCGCCGCGTGATTGTGGTGGAGCACCTGGGCTGGCCTGTGCAGATGGAAGCCGACCGCGACGTGTGGTACCACGAGGAAGCTGAGGGCGTGGCCAAAACCTGCCCGGCCGAAGAAATGGACGCCGAGGACCCACTGTTCATCCTCTATACCTCGGGCAGCACTGGCAAGCCCAAAGGCGTGGTGCACAGCACCGCCGGCTACATGGTGTGGGCCGATTACACGTTCCGCAACGTGTTTCAGGTAGAAGAAAACGACATCTACTGGTGCACGGCCGATATTGGCTGGGTAACAGGTCACTCGTACCTGCTCTACGGCCCGCTGCTGGCCGGCAGCACCTCGCTCATGTTCGAGGGCGTGCCCACCTACCCCGATGCCGGCCGCTTCTGGGAGGTGATTGACAAGCACTCGGTCAGCATTTTCTACACCGCACCCACGGCCATCCGCAGCCTCATGGCCGCGCCTTTGGATAACGTACTCAGCTACTCGCTCGATTCATTGCGGGTGCTGGGCTCGGTGGGGGAGCCCATCAACGAGGAAGCCTGGCACTGGTACCACACCCACGTGGGCAAAGAGCGCTGCCCCATTGTAGATACGTGGTGGCAGACGGAAACCGGCGGCATCATGATTTCGGCGCTGGCGGGCATCACGCCCTCGGTACCGGCCCGGGCCGGTTTGCCGCTGCCGGGCGTGCAGCCCGTGCTGCTCAATCAGGAAGGCCAGGAAATCGAAGGCAACGACCAGGAAGGCTACCTGGCCATCAAGCAGAGCTGGCCCGGTATCATCCGCACCACCTACGGCGACCATGAGCGGGCCGTGCAGACGTACTTCGGGGTGTACCCGGGCTACTACTTCACCGGCGACGGCGCCCGCCGCGACGCCAACGGCCTGTACCGCATCATCGGCCGCGTGGATGACGTGATAAACGTATCGGGCCACCGCTTCGGCACGGCCGAAATTGAAAACGCCATCAACCAGAACGCCAACGTGGTGGAGTCGGCCGTGGTAGGCTACCCCCACGACGTGAAGGGCCAGGGCATCTACGCCTACGTCATCTGCCGCGAGGGGGCCTGCGAGAAGGAATCCGACAAAGCCCACGTAGAAGCCAGCATCATCGAAACGGTGGTGGCCGAAATCGGCAAAATCGCCAAGCCCGATAAGATTCAGATTGTGAGCGGCCTGCCCAAAACCCGCTCCGGCAAAATCATGCGGCGCATCCTGCGCAAAGTAGCCGAAGGCGAAACCAGTTCCCTCGGCGACACCACCACGCTGCTCGACCCGGCCGTGGTGGAGGAGATTATCAAAGGCAAGAAGTAG
- a CDS encoding zinc-dependent alcohol dehydrogenase, whose translation MLAMDYRGPKRVRAVQKPMPEIKHPQDAIVRVLRTCICGSDLHLYNGNVPDTRVGSTFGHEFVGEIVEIGADVTKVKVGDRVLVPFNIACGECHFCRQGMFGNCHESNTESTAVGAIFGYSHTAGGYNGGQAEYARVPYANVGPTIIPPDMDLDDAVLLTDVVPTGYQAAEMAGIQTGDTVVVFGAGPIGIVAARCAWLFGAGRVIIIDQEDYRLEFARNYSYCEAYNFKEMNDPVVFIKKITDWMGADCVIDAVGAEAAGNTMQTVTGRKLLLQAGSATALHWAINSVKKGGVVSIVGVYGPTDNLVPIGNMMNKGLTIRGNQTSVKRLLPRLIEHVQNGVLNPKGLITHRIPLEDVADGYRMFSAKLDNCIKTVLMPPTANQ comes from the coding sequence ATGTTAGCTATGGATTACCGGGGCCCTAAAAGGGTCCGCGCCGTGCAAAAACCCATGCCGGAAATAAAGCACCCGCAGGATGCCATTGTGCGCGTGCTGCGCACCTGCATCTGCGGCTCCGACCTGCACCTCTACAACGGCAACGTGCCCGACACCCGCGTGGGCTCCACCTTCGGCCACGAGTTTGTGGGCGAAATCGTGGAAATCGGGGCCGATGTCACCAAAGTAAAAGTGGGCGACCGGGTACTGGTGCCCTTCAACATTGCCTGCGGCGAGTGCCACTTCTGCCGCCAGGGTATGTTTGGCAACTGCCACGAGTCGAACACCGAATCGACGGCCGTAGGAGCCATTTTCGGCTACTCGCACACGGCCGGCGGCTACAACGGCGGCCAAGCTGAATATGCCCGGGTGCCCTACGCCAACGTGGGTCCCACCATCATCCCGCCGGATATGGACCTCGACGACGCCGTGCTGCTCACCGACGTGGTGCCTACCGGTTACCAGGCCGCCGAAATGGCCGGCATTCAGACTGGCGACACGGTGGTGGTGTTCGGGGCCGGGCCCATTGGCATTGTGGCTGCCCGCTGCGCCTGGCTGTTTGGGGCCGGCCGCGTCATCATTATTGATCAGGAAGACTACCGCCTGGAGTTTGCCCGCAACTACTCCTACTGCGAGGCTTACAACTTCAAGGAAATGAATGACCCGGTGGTGTTCATCAAGAAGATAACCGACTGGATGGGCGCCGACTGCGTGATTGATGCCGTGGGCGCCGAAGCTGCTGGCAACACTATGCAGACCGTTACGGGCCGCAAGCTGCTGCTGCAGGCCGGCTCGGCTACGGCGCTGCACTGGGCCATCAACTCCGTGAAAAAAGGCGGCGTGGTGAGCATTGTGGGCGTATATGGCCCTACCGACAACTTGGTTCCGATTGGCAACATGATGAACAAGGGCCTCACCATCCGGGGCAACCAGACCTCGGTGAAGCGCCTGCTGCCGCGCCTGATCGAGCACGTGCAGAACGGCGTCCTCAACCCCAAGGGGCTGATTACGCACCGCATCCCGCTGGAAGACGTGGCTGACGGCTACCGCATGTTCTCCGCCAAGCTGGATAACTGCATCAAAACCGTGCTGATGCCCCCTACCGCCAACCAGTAA
- the cobT gene encoding nicotinate-nucleotide--dimethylbenzimidazole phosphoribosyltransferase, which produces MSEPFLKRVNPYLRGTGREKYVGPLLPARPVASTFADMFSIPALNPALAPAIQHKIDHKTKPLGALGQLEGLARQICLIQQTLTPTLHQPHLLVFAADHGIAREGVSKYPPEVTYQMVLNFVQNGAAINVFCRQHGITLKILDAGVAGSFADYPTVIDQKIAPGTRSFLHEPAMTAQECTRALEAGAAVVREVAATGCNVLGCGEMGIGNTSAATLLMHRFTGLPLAECLGRGTGLDDAQLRHKAAVLAAAAETHAHLTEPLDILAACGGFELVQMAGAMLQAAALGMVVLVDGFIATAALLAAARLHPEVLAYCVFCHQSDEAGHARLLAHLGAWPLLQLGLRLGEGTGCALAYPLLLAAVGFLTEMASFESAGVSQAVTPPAV; this is translated from the coding sequence TTGTCGGAACCTTTCCTGAAACGGGTAAACCCGTATTTGCGCGGAACTGGCCGCGAGAAATACGTAGGGCCGCTGCTGCCCGCCCGCCCCGTGGCTAGTACCTTCGCCGACATGTTCTCCATTCCTGCTCTCAACCCGGCGCTGGCTCCCGCAATCCAGCACAAAATCGACCATAAAACCAAGCCGCTTGGGGCGCTGGGGCAGCTGGAGGGCCTGGCCCGGCAGATCTGCCTGATTCAGCAGACCCTAACGCCGACGCTGCACCAGCCGCACCTGCTGGTATTCGCCGCCGACCACGGCATTGCCCGCGAAGGCGTGAGCAAGTATCCGCCCGAAGTTACTTACCAGATGGTGCTCAATTTTGTGCAGAACGGAGCGGCCATCAACGTGTTCTGCCGCCAGCACGGTATTACCCTGAAAATACTAGACGCCGGCGTGGCTGGCAGCTTCGCCGATTATCCAACCGTCATCGACCAGAAAATTGCGCCTGGTACCCGTAGCTTCCTTCACGAGCCAGCCATGACGGCCCAGGAGTGCACCCGGGCCCTGGAGGCCGGGGCCGCCGTGGTGCGTGAGGTGGCGGCCACTGGCTGCAACGTGCTGGGATGCGGCGAAATGGGTATCGGCAACACGTCGGCGGCCACGCTGCTCATGCACCGCTTCACGGGCCTGCCGCTGGCCGAGTGCCTGGGTCGTGGCACCGGCCTCGATGATGCGCAGCTGCGCCACAAAGCCGCCGTGCTGGCCGCTGCCGCCGAAACCCATGCCCATCTGACTGAGCCGTTGGACATTCTGGCGGCTTGCGGGGGCTTCGAGCTGGTACAGATGGCCGGGGCTATGCTGCAGGCTGCCGCCTTGGGCATGGTGGTGCTGGTAGATGGCTTCATTGCCACGGCCGCCCTGCTGGCCGCTGCCCGGCTGCACCCCGAGGTACTAGCCTACTGCGTATTCTGCCATCAGTCCGACGAGGCCGGGCACGCACGGCTGCTGGCCCATTTGGGTGCCTGGCCGCTGCTACAGCTGGGGCTGCGGCTGGGAGAGGGCACGGGCTGCGCGCTGGCGTATCCGCTGCTGCTAGCGGCGGTGGGCTTTCTCACGGAAATGGCATCGTTCGAGAGTGCCGGCGTAAGTCAGGCCGTAACCCCGCCTGCCGTATGA
- a CDS encoding adenosylcobinamide-GDP ribazoletransferase, translating to MMRRQLELFFTALMFYTRVPCPRWIGHSEELLNKSTVYFPLIGWLVGGVAALAFGGLQYFFSVDLALLLSMVASIWMTGAFHEDGFADVCDGFGGGWTQQRILDIMKDSRLGTYGAAGLGLLLAMKFCALKSLADMPGFSPWSLPVLLVVAHALSRATALTFIFTHEYVRANEDSKAKPVAKKMRLPELLIGLGFGLLPLLAYAVWLRSLWPLLVLLPLWLVKVYLARFFQRWIGGYTGDCLGATQQVAEVVIYLFFCSSLWIST from the coding sequence ATGATGCGCCGGCAGCTAGAGCTGTTTTTCACGGCCCTCATGTTCTACACCCGCGTGCCCTGCCCCCGGTGGATTGGCCATTCCGAGGAGCTGCTCAACAAATCTACCGTGTACTTTCCGCTGATTGGCTGGCTGGTGGGCGGGGTGGCAGCCCTGGCCTTCGGGGGGCTGCAGTATTTTTTTTCGGTAGATCTTGCTTTGCTGCTGAGTATGGTAGCCAGTATCTGGATGACGGGAGCTTTCCACGAAGACGGCTTTGCCGACGTGTGTGACGGCTTCGGAGGCGGCTGGACCCAGCAGCGTATCCTCGATATTATGAAGGACAGCCGCCTGGGCACTTACGGCGCGGCCGGGCTGGGGCTGCTGCTCGCCATGAAATTCTGCGCCCTGAAAAGTCTGGCAGATATGCCGGGGTTTTCGCCCTGGTCGTTGCCCGTGCTGCTGGTGGTGGCGCACGCCCTGAGCCGGGCCACTGCCCTTACCTTCATCTTCACCCACGAGTACGTGCGGGCCAATGAAGACAGCAAAGCTAAGCCGGTGGCCAAAAAGATGCGGCTGCCGGAACTGCTCATTGGTCTTGGCTTTGGGCTGCTGCCGCTACTGGCTTACGCGGTGTGGCTACGCAGCCTGTGGCCGCTGCTGGTGCTGCTGCCGCTCTGGCTCGTGAAGGTTTACCTGGCCCGCTTCTTCCAGCGCTGGATTGGCGGCTACACCGGCGACTGTCTGGGAGCCACTCAGCAGGTAGCTGAGGTGGTGATTTACTTGTTTTTCTGCTCTTCGCTATGGATATCTACCTAA
- the cobC gene encoding alpha-ribazole phosphatase family protein yields MDIYLIRHTRVATEAGICYGRSDVPMAATYPQDEAAVRARLAPVLAAPHRAWASPLTRCRQLAEALVPGPVQLDDRLMEYDFGRWELQPWDALPAPELNPWMADFVQVPAPGGETFQQLQTRAVDFFQEALVGEEPLLLFSHSAVIRSLLCHCMGLPLAHAFRIDVDYGSISKVRHRHGHFSVAYTNA; encoded by the coding sequence ATGGATATCTACCTAATTCGTCACACCCGCGTGGCTACTGAAGCCGGCATCTGCTACGGCCGTTCCGATGTGCCCATGGCCGCCACGTACCCGCAGGATGAGGCGGCTGTGCGCGCTCGGCTGGCCCCGGTGCTGGCCGCTCCGCACCGGGCCTGGGCCAGTCCGCTCACCCGCTGCCGCCAGTTGGCCGAAGCCCTGGTTCCCGGTCCCGTTCAGCTTGATGACCGTTTGATGGAGTACGATTTCGGCCGCTGGGAGCTGCAGCCCTGGGATGCGCTACCGGCCCCGGAACTCAACCCCTGGATGGCCGATTTCGTGCAGGTGCCCGCGCCCGGCGGCGAAACGTTTCAGCAGTTGCAAACTCGCGCCGTCGATTTTTTTCAGGAAGCCTTGGTTGGTGAAGAGCCGCTGCTGCTGTTCAGTCATTCGGCCGTTATCCGGAGCCTGCTCTGCCACTGTATGGGTCTGCCGCTGGCCCACGCCTTCCGGATTGATGTAGACTACGGCTCCATCTCAAAGGTGCGCCACCGGCACGGCCACTTCAGCGTGGCCTACACGAATGCCTGA
- the fahA gene encoding fumarylacetoacetase — translation MANPNDPALHSWIDIAPGSDFPIQNLPFGVFETEERGPRLGVAIGEYVLDLYAVAQFGFFEDLELGAKMPKVFRRRSLNQFIALGRPVWRAVRQRVSELLRHDNASLRSDEVMRECLLRQTEVRMLRPVKPHNYTDFYSSIEHATNVGIMFRDPANALLPNWRHIPIGYHGRASSIVVSGTDMRRPNGQRKAPDAAAPTFGPSQQLDFELEVGFIVGQGTHLGDTVPIQHAEDHIFGLVLFNDWSARDIQSWEYVPLGPFLGKSFGSSMSAWVVTLDALEPFRVAGPVQEPEPLLYLRQLDKHNFDVHLEVDLQPENGPATTISRSNFGLMYWSMAQQLTHQASNGCNLQVGDLYASGTISGATPDSLGSMLELAWRGTRPLPLADGSERRFLLDGDRVTMRGYCEKDGLRIGFGEVTGKVLPAPTV, via the coding sequence ATGGCTAACCCCAACGACCCCGCTCTGCACTCCTGGATTGATATTGCCCCCGGCAGCGACTTTCCCATTCAGAACCTGCCGTTCGGCGTGTTTGAGACGGAGGAGCGAGGCCCGCGGCTGGGCGTGGCCATTGGCGAGTACGTGCTGGATCTGTACGCCGTGGCCCAGTTCGGCTTTTTTGAGGACCTGGAACTGGGCGCGAAGATGCCCAAGGTGTTCCGCCGCCGCTCGCTCAACCAGTTCATTGCCCTGGGCCGGCCAGTGTGGCGGGCCGTGCGCCAGCGCGTGTCGGAGCTGCTGCGCCACGACAATGCCTCCCTCCGCTCGGATGAGGTGATGCGCGAGTGCCTGCTGCGCCAGACGGAGGTGCGGATGCTGCGCCCCGTGAAGCCCCACAACTACACCGATTTCTACAGCAGCATCGAGCACGCCACCAACGTGGGCATCATGTTCCGCGACCCGGCCAACGCACTGCTGCCCAACTGGCGCCACATTCCCATCGGCTACCACGGCCGGGCCAGCAGCATCGTGGTGAGCGGCACCGATATGCGCCGGCCCAACGGCCAGCGCAAGGCCCCCGATGCCGCCGCGCCCACCTTCGGGCCGTCGCAGCAGCTGGATTTCGAGCTGGAAGTGGGCTTTATTGTGGGCCAGGGCACGCACCTTGGCGACACCGTGCCGATTCAGCATGCCGAGGACCACATCTTCGGGCTGGTGCTGTTCAACGACTGGAGCGCGCGCGACATCCAGAGCTGGGAGTACGTGCCGCTGGGGCCATTTCTGGGCAAAAGCTTCGGCAGCAGCATGTCGGCGTGGGTGGTGACGCTGGATGCGCTGGAGCCGTTCCGGGTGGCCGGACCGGTTCAGGAGCCCGAGCCGCTGCTCTACCTGCGCCAGCTGGATAAGCACAACTTCGACGTGCACCTGGAAGTGGATCTGCAGCCCGAAAACGGCCCGGCCACCACCATTTCGCGCTCCAACTTCGGGCTGATGTACTGGAGCATGGCCCAGCAGCTCACCCACCAAGCTTCCAACGGCTGCAACCTGCAGGTCGGCGACCTGTACGCTTCGGGCACCATCTCGGGCGCCACGCCCGACTCATTGGGCTCGATGCTGGAGCTGGCCTGGCGCGGCACCCGCCCCCTGCCCCTGGCCGACGGCTCGGAGCGCAGGTTCCTGCTCGACGGCGACCGGGTGACCATGCGCGGCTATTGCGAGAAGGATGGCCTGCGCATCGGTTTTGGCGAGGTAACGGGCAAGGTACTGCCGGCCCCGACGGTGTAG
- a CDS encoding DUF6882 domain-containing protein: MSQINYPKFANECLQELIEKQDVFNVEYDIDGYENWFYNDATGLLTFSTGEEEVNFKYLRVGSLSKNSNTWKWSWDNDMISPDAKEKLNCVREFGEKYDFDKLTDGYFESSEEEAWELSAITAKLTDGIGVYRPVSEHLLVFIVVKEFVDTESAQLIKERYIECDVHDYRRIAFVCKHLNHTSKVGFEESFETHENMELEEEEDFQAWCDECEKVRQKEGGWNDKSMVFANIKLVCEQCYFEMKELNLGYK, encoded by the coding sequence ATGAGTCAAATTAACTATCCGAAATTTGCTAATGAATGTCTTCAAGAGTTAATAGAAAAGCAGGATGTATTTAATGTTGAATATGATATTGATGGATATGAGAACTGGTTCTATAATGATGCCACTGGTCTATTGACTTTTTCGACTGGTGAAGAAGAAGTCAATTTCAAATATCTAAGAGTTGGTAGCTTATCTAAAAATTCCAATACATGGAAATGGTCATGGGATAATGATATGATTTCACCAGATGCAAAAGAGAAGCTGAATTGTGTTAGAGAGTTTGGTGAGAAATACGATTTCGATAAATTGACTGATGGCTATTTTGAAAGTAGCGAGGAAGAAGCATGGGAGTTAAGCGCCATTACAGCTAAGCTTACGGACGGTATTGGAGTTTACCGACCCGTTTCAGAGCATCTGTTGGTTTTTATAGTTGTAAAAGAATTTGTTGATACCGAATCTGCACAACTCATTAAAGAAAGATATATAGAGTGTGATGTCCATGATTATAGACGAATAGCGTTTGTCTGTAAACACCTCAATCACACATCTAAAGTGGGTTTCGAAGAATCATTTGAAACGCACGAAAATATGGAATTAGAAGAAGAAGAAGATTTTCAGGCTTGGTGTGATGAATGTGAAAAAGTGAGGCAAAAAGAGGGTGGATGGAATGATAAATCAATGGTTTTTGCAAATATTAAGCTTGTATGTGAACAGTGTTATTTTGAAATGAAAGAGTTGAATTTAGGCTATAAGTAA
- a CDS encoding NifU family protein, which yields MTVSPTVETHPLLPRIEQALDTIRPYLAADGGNVRVLEITDDMVLRLELLGACGTCPMSPMTLKAGVEESVKKAVPEIRAVEAINLTPMSAQPAGQTGHPQSPSPVPTPQF from the coding sequence ATGACCGTATCGCCCACCGTGGAAACCCATCCGCTCCTGCCCCGCATCGAACAGGCCTTGGATACCATCCGGCCCTATCTGGCCGCCGACGGAGGCAACGTGCGCGTGCTGGAAATCACCGATGACATGGTGCTGCGCCTGGAGCTGCTCGGCGCCTGCGGTACCTGCCCCATGTCGCCGATGACGCTGAAAGCCGGCGTAGAGGAATCGGTGAAGAAGGCCGTGCCCGAAATCCGCGCCGTGGAGGCCATCAACCTCACGCCCATGTCGGCCCAGCCCGCCGGCCAGACCGGCCACCCTCAGTCGCCCTCGCCGGTACCTACTCCGCAGTTCTAA
- a CDS encoding Mrp/NBP35 family ATP-binding protein, with the protein MEPITKEAVLKALSYVEEPDLGKDLVTLNMIEDVQIDGRRVSFTVVLTTPACPLKQLIHDACERAIHTMVDKDAEVVIVMTSRVTTMRQNRDLLPGVKNIIAIASGKGGVGKSTVTANLAIALAKTGAKVGLVDADISGPSMPLMFGVMNERPHVFQGPDGKNLIQPIIAHGVKLMSIGFLAPSESAIVWRGPMASSALKQFITEVDWGELDYLLLDMPPGTSDIHLTMVQTVPVTGSLIVTTPQKVALADAEKGLQMFRLPQINVPVLGIVENMAWFTPAELPGNKYFIFGEGGGVALAEKHQVPLLGQIPLVQTIRENGDLGTPAILQENTPAAAVFAQLAEELARQVSIRNAVAPKTNIVEMKS; encoded by the coding sequence ATGGAACCCATTACCAAAGAAGCCGTCCTCAAGGCCCTAAGCTACGTGGAGGAGCCCGACCTGGGCAAAGACCTCGTGACGCTCAATATGATTGAGGACGTGCAGATTGACGGACGCCGCGTCTCGTTCACGGTGGTGCTCACCACCCCTGCCTGCCCCCTCAAACAGCTCATCCACGACGCCTGCGAGCGGGCCATCCACACGATGGTAGATAAGGACGCAGAAGTCGTCATCGTAATGACCTCGCGCGTGACCACCATGCGCCAGAACCGCGACTTGCTGCCCGGCGTGAAGAACATCATTGCCATTGCCTCGGGCAAGGGCGGCGTAGGCAAAAGCACCGTCACGGCCAATCTGGCCATTGCCTTGGCCAAAACCGGCGCCAAAGTAGGCCTCGTGGATGCCGATATCAGCGGCCCCAGCATGCCCCTCATGTTCGGCGTGATGAACGAGCGGCCCCACGTGTTCCAAGGCCCCGACGGCAAAAACCTCATCCAGCCCATCATTGCCCACGGCGTGAAGCTGATGAGCATCGGATTCCTAGCCCCGTCCGAGTCGGCCATTGTGTGGCGCGGCCCGATGGCTTCGTCGGCCCTCAAGCAGTTCATCACGGAAGTGGATTGGGGCGAGCTGGACTATCTGCTCCTCGACATGCCCCCCGGAACCTCCGACATCCACCTCACCATGGTGCAGACGGTGCCCGTCACCGGCTCGCTCATCGTGACCACGCCACAAAAAGTGGCTTTGGCCGACGCCGAGAAGGGTCTGCAGATGTTCCGGTTGCCGCAAATCAACGTGCCGGTGCTGGGCATTGTGGAAAACATGGCTTGGTTTACGCCTGCTGAGCTACCCGGTAATAAGTACTTCATCTTCGGCGAAGGCGGAGGCGTGGCCCTGGCCGAAAAGCACCAGGTGCCACTGCTGGGCCAGATTCCGCTGGTGCAAACTATCCGCGAAAACGGCGACCTGGGCACGCCTGCCATCCTGCAGGAAAACACGCCGGCCGCCGCCGTCTTCGCGCAGCTGGCCGAGGAGTTGGCCCGCCAAGTAAGCATCCGTAACGCCGTGGCGCCCAAAACCAACATCGTGGAAATGAAGTCGTAA